A single region of the Deferribacter autotrophicus genome encodes:
- a CDS encoding GntR family transcriptional regulator has product MEELLETKPLREKIADKIRTDIIKGVYKDGDRLVEPKLAEILGISRTPIREALRQLESEGFVEIIPRKGAIVKTMTLEDVDNLYVIKASLEGLAARQAVKYIKDEDIEEMSKINQRFLYIANKSSDIVEEYLKYNIDFHNIFIKLSHNEKLVEILEGLSKNFQRIKGMLITKSDRALKAYEEHNEIIKAFKSKNAELVELKVRWHIENSWNYIKERMTSYGH; this is encoded by the coding sequence GTGGAAGAGTTGTTGGAAACAAAGCCTTTAAGGGAAAAAATAGCTGATAAGATTAGGACTGATATTATTAAAGGTGTGTATAAAGATGGTGATCGTCTTGTAGAACCAAAACTAGCTGAAATACTTGGAATAAGTAGGACTCCAATTAGAGAAGCCCTTAGACAGCTTGAGAGTGAGGGGTTTGTTGAGATTATCCCTAGGAAAGGTGCAATTGTTAAAACGATGACACTTGAAGATGTGGATAATCTTTATGTGATTAAAGCTAGCTTAGAAGGTTTGGCTGCTCGCCAAGCTGTAAAATATATTAAAGATGAAGATATTGAAGAGATGTCAAAAATTAATCAGAGATTTCTTTATATTGCAAATAAAAGTAGTGATATAGTGGAGGAATATTTGAAGTATAATATTGATTTTCATAATATTTTTATAAAATTATCTCATAATGAAAAACTTGTTGAAATTTTAGAGGGACTTTCAAAAAATTTCCAAAGGATTAAAGGTATGTTGATTACTAAGTCTGATAGAGCATTAAAGGCTTATGAAGAACATAATGAGATAATAAAAGCATTTAAGTCAAAGAATGCAGAGTTGGTGGAGTTAAAAGTTAGATGGCATATTGAAAATAGTTGGAATTATATAAAAGAAAGGATGACTAGCTATGGCCATTAG
- a CDS encoding patatin-like phospholipase family protein, producing the protein MFITNKNLALSLGSGSAKGLAHIGVIKFLLERGYNIQAVAGSSIGAIIASYFAFNKLNVYEEFVLSLNKTKVFSLFSINFLPNKGLMDGDKICEFFMKNLGDVNIEDAHIPLYIVATDLETGKPVVFSKGSLFKAVRASISIPGIFSPFRINGQVLVDGGVSNPLPIDILHKKGYKRICAIDLNGKVKETVYDKIPNIISTLYRSFTIMNYFQTKYILSEYKPNILLSPPLDHIGMLDYHLADEIINIGYEFTSKILKY; encoded by the coding sequence ATGTTTATAACAAATAAAAATCTTGCATTATCATTAGGCAGCGGTTCTGCGAAGGGTTTAGCACATATTGGTGTAATAAAATTCTTACTAGAACGTGGTTATAATATTCAAGCTGTTGCTGGTTCAAGCATTGGTGCAATAATTGCTTCCTATTTTGCTTTTAATAAATTGAATGTATATGAAGAATTTGTTCTTTCCCTTAACAAAACAAAAGTGTTTTCTCTCTTTAGCATAAACTTTCTCCCTAATAAAGGACTAATGGATGGAGACAAGATTTGTGAATTCTTTATGAAAAATCTTGGTGACGTAAATATTGAAGATGCCCATATACCTCTCTATATAGTTGCAACAGATTTAGAAACAGGCAAACCTGTTGTTTTTAGTAAAGGTAGCCTTTTTAAAGCTGTAAGAGCCAGTATTTCTATACCTGGAATTTTTTCACCTTTTAGAATCAATGGACAAGTTTTAGTTGACGGTGGTGTATCAAATCCTCTTCCAATAGATATATTACATAAAAAAGGTTATAAAAGAATCTGTGCTATCGATTTAAATGGAAAAGTAAAAGAAACGGTTTACGACAAAATACCAAACATAATATCAACTCTTTATAGATCATTTACAATTATGAATTACTTTCAAACAAAATATATTTTATCAGAGTATAAACCAAATATTTTATTATCACCACCACTTGATCATATTGGGATGCTTGACTACCACCTTGCTGATGAAATAATTAACATTGGTTATGAATTCACTTCCAAAATCCTCAAATATTAA